GGCGTTATCCTCATGAACTTTCCGGCGGACAAAAGCAACGAGTCGGTGTAGCTAGAGCATTAGCGGCAGATCCTCCAGTATTATTGATGGATGAACCTTTCGGCGCACTCGATCCCATTACCCGCTTAGAACTCCAACAAGAATTTCACCGCTTACAACAGGAATTAAATAAAACAGTGGTGTTTGTCACCCATGATATTCAAGAAGCCTTTGTTTTAGCTGACCGAATTGGGTTAATGTGTGAGGGAGAATTGGTAGTATTAGGGACAAAGGATGAATTTAAGCTCTCTCCACATCCAGAAAGTCTAGCTTTTCTGCAATGTCTGCAATCACTGGAACAGAGTTTATGAAAGACTTTTTCTTGATCAAGTATGGCCCAGAAATCCTGCAACATACCCTAGAACACTTATTTATGGTGAGTATTGCGATCGCCACTGCTACACTTATCGGTATTCCTTTAGGTATTTTAATCACCCGCCAAACTCACCTGCGCCAACCGATTCTCGGTATAGCCAATATTCTCCAAACTATTCCTAGTTTAGCATTATTCGGGTTATTAATTCCAGTCCCGATAATTGGGGGAATTGGTGTTGTCCCAGCAATTGTTGCTCTAACTTTATATTCCTTTCTGCCGATAATTCGCAATACGTACACTGGTATCATGGGGGTAGATCCCGCCATTCGCGAAGCTGGGCGAGGTATGGGAATGACAGATAAACAATTGTTGTTACAAGTAGATATTCCCTTAGCAATGGGGGTAATTTTGGCAGGTGTGCGGGTAGCAACAGTTATTTCTATCGGTATCGCTACTATCGCCGCAGCCATTGGTGCTGGTGGTTTGGGCGTGTTTATTTTTCGCGGAATTGCAGTGGTAAATAATCAGTTAATTTTAGCTGGTGCGGTACCTGCGGCGATGATTGCATTAGTCGCTGATTTAGCTATTGGTTGGCTGGAACAAAAATTAAAAGTTAAAGCTTGAATTGCGCTTAAGTATGGCGATTGTGAAAAGCTGAATACAGAGAAGTTTAGGTTATGAAAAGATTTTGGATATTATGTATTGTAACTTGTGTGATGGCGGTGGGGATAGCTAGTTGTAATTTCAATGCTAGTACAAGCGGTGCTGGTGATATTGTTATTGCTTCTAAAGATTTTACAGAACAAGATATTTTAGGTGAACTTTTAGCCCAGCAAATTGAAGAAACCACTGATTTAACAGTCACTCGTCGTCCCCGTTTAGGTGGTTCTTTTGTTTGTCATAATGCTATTATTGCCGGACAAATTGATGCTTATATTGAGTATACAGGCACAGCTTTTACTGCGATTTTAAAACAACAAGCAGTTAATGATCCAAAAGTAGTTCATGAGCAGTTAAAACAGGCTTATGCGAAACAATTTAATTTAGAAGTTATGCCTAGTTTAGGGTTTGAAAATACATTTGCCATGATTATTCGCGGTGAAGATGCTAGACGCTATAATATTCAAACTCTCTCGGAAGCTGCTAAATATACACCTCAATGGCGCGGTGGGTTCGGTTACGAATTTTTAGAACGGGAAGATGGTTTTCCAGGGTTAGCGAAAACCTACGGTTTACGTTTTGCTATATCTCCCCAAATTATGGACTTGGGTTTAATATATCGAGCTTTAATTCAAAAACAAGTGGATATGGTAGCAGGAAATTCTACAGATGGGCAAATCTCCCGTTTGGGTTTAGTGGTACTTAAAGATAATCAACAATATTTTCCCCCTTATGAAGCTGCGCCCATTGTCCGTAAAGAAACTTTGAATAAATATCCGCAATTAAGAACAGCTATAAATCAACTTTCTGGAAAAATTACATCTGATGAAATGCGAGAATTAAATAATTTAGTTGAAGGTGAATTACAGGATATCAAAACTGTGGTGCGCGAGTTTCGCAAGTCTCAGGGATTATAGGAATTTCTGCGTTTAATCGTAAACCCATGTTTTGTTTATAGCTTTGAACCGCATACTATTCAAGGAATCAAATCAACCTCACAAAGAGATAGAATAGTGTTTAAAAAAGCCTTTAATTCAGCACACTGGTTAACCGCAACTATCAAATCATTTTTTTTCAAAATGCTTGCTGCATCACGAATCTTATTGTAACTACGTTTACATTTACCTATTTCAAAAATTTCTTTAATCCGATATGATGGTGGATTATTATGATTAACTTGCTCAGGTAAAACCCCAGGCGATGACTTGTTATGTTGAGCTAAATCCTGAATAGTTTTCCAATAAGGTAATAGCCAAGCTTCAAAATCATACTGCGCGGCATGAGGGTAAAAATTTGGGCAATTTCCTACCCAAGCTGTCATTTTATCTTTAGCATCTGCTGCATTTTGAAAATCATTGGTTCCTGTATAAACATCTGTTAGTGCAATTACAGCATTAACAGCTTGTTTTCCTGTCAGCAAATTTGTGACAATACGTTTGAGTTTTTCT
The window above is part of the Nodularia spumigena CCY9414 genome. Proteins encoded here:
- a CDS encoding ABC transporter permease; translation: MKDFFLIKYGPEILQHTLEHLFMVSIAIATATLIGIPLGILITRQTHLRQPILGIANILQTIPSLALFGLLIPVPIIGGIGVVPAIVALTLYSFLPIIRNTYTGIMGVDPAIREAGRGMGMTDKQLLLQVDIPLAMGVILAGVRVATVISIGIATIAAAIGAGGLGVFIFRGIAVVNNQLILAGAVPAAMIALVADLAIGWLEQKLKVKA
- a CDS encoding DUF4276 family protein; the protein is MKIAILVEGATEKAFQPILNDFLKSRLQQRKPRLQFIPYDGRIPKEEKLKRIVTNLLTGKQAVNAVIALTDVYTGTNDFQNAADAKDKMTAWVGNCPNFYPHAAQYDFEAWLLPYWKTIQDLAQHNKSSPGVLPEQVNHNNPPSYRIKEIFEIGKCKRSYNKIRDAASILKKNDLIVAVNQCAELKAFLNTILSLCEVDLIP
- a CDS encoding glycine betaine ABC transporter substrate-binding protein yields the protein MKRFWILCIVTCVMAVGIASCNFNASTSGAGDIVIASKDFTEQDILGELLAQQIEETTDLTVTRRPRLGGSFVCHNAIIAGQIDAYIEYTGTAFTAILKQQAVNDPKVVHEQLKQAYAKQFNLEVMPSLGFENTFAMIIRGEDARRYNIQTLSEAAKYTPQWRGGFGYEFLEREDGFPGLAKTYGLRFAISPQIMDLGLIYRALIQKQVDMVAGNSTDGQISRLGLVVLKDNQQYFPPYEAAPIVRKETLNKYPQLRTAINQLSGKITSDEMRELNNLVEGELQDIKTVVREFRKSQGL